AAGTTCACActacataccaagataagctccaaatggacacATAACCTAGACATAAAGGGTgctatcataaacaaattagaggagcaaggaagaatcatctttcagatctatggagaagtatttcatgaccaaacaagggataaagaggatcacagaaaataaagtggacaattttgattacataaaattaaaaaggttttgcacaaacaaaaccaatccagataaaattagaaaggaaacaggaaaactagatgtcatccttgactttcAGCTTCTAACATCACCACTGCCaatcaatcagttgccaagtcctgtcaaaaATCTTTCCTATAATCTCTCTAAATTCCTCAACCACTATGATTACAGGCTCTAAATCACTTCACATCTGGACTAATCTAATAGCTTTGTAAATGACATCCCTGCTTCCCAACTCTAGTTCACCGTCCACTCAGCAGCCAAGTGGTTTTCCTACAGCAGTGATCTAACTTTCTCCcaataaattccaatgactccctgttacctacaggatcacatataaaattctgtttggcctttaaagcctttcataacctggcccccttctacctttccagtcttcttacacctacTTTCCCCCATATTCTCTGCTGGAGTGGTTTCAGTAGTGCTGTTGTGGCTGCCCTACCTCTGCTGGAGCAGAAGCCAGTGCACTGAGGATTGGAGCTAGCCTGcctgtatagttttttttttatttttttttgtctgtattttgcaACGTGGGTAAGACGGAAATGTTTTGCAGaacttcacatgtaaaattaatatcatattgcttgccttcgcaatgggtaggggagggagagaatttggaactcaaaattttcaaaaatgaatgttaaaattttttttacatgtaattgggaaatatttaagaaaatatatattttttaaaagaaaccttttctgattcccccttaatgctagtgccttctaaGACTATATCCAGTTTAGCCTGTAAATTGTTTGGCTATATTATTCCTacgagttttcattttgaaatctctttcaggaggtgattggtggattctctccatttctattttatcctctggatctaaGGTATCGGTAccgttttcctcgataatttcttgaaaaatgatgtctaggatcttcaattttttttaaatcatggcctTCCATTTTATACATAACTGTTTGTATGTGCTTACATACAAAGTCTCCTCCTTTAGACTGTGaaatctttgagggcaaggactgttctttcctttctttgtaccccaatGCTTTGCACAACTGCTTCTTGattcaattaatttaaattaatctcCAAATGAAAAAAGGTCTAAGACTAGGAAGTTTTCTAAAGAAGCAATCTAACCTATCaacagttatatgaaaaaatgctccacatCACCAGAGAACTGccaattaaagcaattctgagcatctacctcacatccatcagagtGGTAAAACtgactaaaaaagaaaacagcaaatatTGCAGATGCTGTAGGGAAACAAGTTatcaacttagctattctcagcaatacaacaattcaAGATAATCCtaaaaggactcgtgatgaaaaatgctatccacctcagggagaaagaactgatggagtctgaatacagaccaaagcatactatttttcttttttttttttgacttgagttttcttctataaaatgaataacttggaaatatgttttacatgcttgcacatgtataacaaCCTGTATCAGACTGCTTACTatcttggggaaggggcaggggagggagggaggaactaaatttggaactaaaaaaaaaaaaaaggatgttaaaagtGCTTTTACAGGtagtttgaggaaaaaaaaattttatttaaaacaaaaaaagaaaagattatgcCTAACAACCCTTCTGGCTACTTGGATTTTAGACACCAATTTTCAGAATTAACCCTTTAGCAGCTTCCTAGGGGATTCGTGATCCAAGAGTTGACAGAGGTGCTGGCAATGCAAGGTACTCCCACCCCTGCTCATTCTCTTATCTTATAGCCCAAGCCTCCCCACTGTTGCAGTTTTAGGCATAGATTTTGGCTATTTTACGATATAGCACAGCAGAAAACGGAAGAGAAGGGTGGAAAAGAGACCCTAGTTCAGTCTTCTCAAAGCACCCCTCTCAGCATTATCCTGGGGAACCCCTCCTTCAAAGCCAGTTGATGGTGGGCCAGCTTATGAAGAAAATCAGTTGCAGGTAGGAGTGTTGAGTCCACAAGGGTCAGGTAAAGGTAGAGAATAGCTTCAACTGCAGTGGCCACTCCTGTCTCTCTACAGCAACAAAGCAACAAGTCACCCTTACTCCTTGACAACCTAGACATTATCCGATCCTAGGGATATAATAGGATTGTCAAGTTTGGGAAAAACTAGTAGTATAGTTTATGTGGCAAGTAATGTTTGTgaagaaaagtaattaaaaaatactgaaaaagtaaGGGTCACTTGATTGTAAAGAACTATAAATGCCAAagcaaggagttttcattttttcctctaagaAATTTTTTGAGATTTGTGAACAGAGCAGGGATAAGGTTTGACCTGTGCTTTAAGGTTATTTTGGAAGTTGTGAGAAGGATAGATTAGAAGGGATACAGTGGAAGCAGAAACATCAATTAGGAACCTATTATCTAGTAGGTCTCAAAGTGCCAATATAGTTTTGAAGTCATTGAAATTACTTCTTTTCAAAAACTCTGTAGTTAGAAAAACCCATTATAAATTCAGTGATGAAATTCATGTTTGCAGCAGTGCCTGAACACAGAATAGGCTAGAGGAACAAATTATTTAGTTGGAATTAAAAGAATAACTACACCAAAGCATCTTTCAAATTAGACATGCAATTATTCATGCCCAGGAAATGGTGTTGGGGCGTATATAACCAAAAAAATTGCTTGTTTGAATTTCAAAGTAACAATAAGTTTCTGAAACCTCAAAATACTtcatatttacatgtgtgtatatatacatgtaggtacacacatactatatatatatatatatgtattttaaatcaACCTACAATAATATCATGTAACTCACAAAGAACTTGAAACCCAACCCAAGAGTGTAAATAGTTTTCTTATCTTTCACATCCAAGTTAAGAGACTGATAGCATTACTTTTCAAACTATTATCAGCAAAGCACCAAACTTGGCCTATCCCTGAAAATTTCTCAAAAGATAACTAAAAGGACTTAGGAGTTCAGGGTATTGAGAGGGTAAACAGAAAGGCCTAAAAATAAGTTAGTAACACTCTCTAAGACTGATGTGACATCAATAGATTTTCTTCTTTACCATTCTATTAATCCCATTAGCATGTAATTATAAATGAATTtagataaataatttatatacGGTAGTAATAAAATTACTTCAATACTCTTCTATCATGTTTCATATGTTCCTTTTAAAAACTAAGCCACTCCCAGAAAACCATATTGAAAACAACAATGGTATACAGAAACGAATGCCATCTATTTGCCACTAAGGCAGGACACAAAATAATTACATAGGGTGGTCAAGGAAATAAATGCCATCATCTGGAATAATCTTTCCTCTGGAAAATCGACACAATTGTCCACTTCGGTAAGACCTTTAAGGCATTATTAATTGCTAATTCTAATGCAAATACAGCTAAAAATTCCTTTCCAAACCATGTACATAAAATCTGGAATTTATAACTGATCCATCACAAAGATAAATCTAAACTGTTTCCCTTGGTCCAAATAGTCTGAAACTTGGAAAAAGGCAGATATAATGGACTTAAATGGTGTTGCACTACAAGACGAACACACACATAGGCGGAAAGCAGGATACCTTCAACCCAACTGCACGAatctaagctctccacagcttCTTCAGCATGCATCTTCACTAGCCTGGAGACTTTTTCTCAAAGGTCACTGTCACCtcgttcccctcctcccctccccaatctcAGCTGCATCCAGCACTGGGATGCACGCAAGCGCTGACACGTacctcacctccctccccccccccccactccggCTCCTTCCCCAGGTAACCATCAATCTTTTCCACGCCCCTACAGGCCTACACTTGCCGTCTAGTCTAGATTTCTCTCCACAATTCTACCTCAGACCATCGGCAGTGCTCGCCGCCACTCGGCACCGGAAGTCTGGCCTCTTTAGGACCCAttacctccctacctccctccccgaATCTGGCTCTTTCTCCGcgcccacccacccccaaatccCTCATCGCCCACCCCCGCAGCCAATCGAGCAGGATACTGAAGACAGTCCTCTCCCAGGGTTCCAGCATATAGAGCGCGGTGACGAGCAGATACTGGTAATAGAACCAAGACATCTGCTGCCAAGCTCTTCCGAGCGTTATGCCGGCCATCGGAGCCTTTACCGAGAAATCTGTCTTCCTCCAGGTGCCTCCTTCTTGGTCTATACGCCCACTCCCGCCAGCTAAGCGTGCTCTCAGTCCCTTTAGCCTACCGAAACATTACGTCACCCCGCACGCTCAGCTCCGTGTGCGAGCTGACGTCAGCCTCCCGTTCCTCGGGGCTCTTGATTGGCTGGACGGCTTGCGGTGGTTGGATAGCACCGCTTGCCCTTGCGCCAGTACTAAAGCTTCTGTAACCCCACTGTCTGGATTCCAAACTTCCCTCTCGCTGCGTTATCCCTGATTGTGCAGCGGCTGGAAGGGCGTCGCAGGGAGGACTCGGCCTTAAAATAGATGTGAATAAGAATGACCTAAACCACggcttcttaaaattttttcacTCTCTACCCCTTTTAGCCCGAGACATTTTTGCCCGACCCCAGGTATATAAAAAAAAGTATAcgaatcaaacatttactgataataaatcataaagaaatttattttaaaacaattctttggtatacatataattttagtATTTATTAAAGAAGAAAGCAAATCTGCATACTACTAAGAGGGATAAgactgtttatttttacataaagaattaaaccTTGacggaatatttgatactgcaggactTAGAGCATCTTCAacgtttttcacagttgatcaattATTTATAATGCTCAATACGGATTACGGCACTTTGCATAAAAACGCAGAAGTAtatttagggccatttcagaattgttggaaattctgtcttAATCTCAAGCCAAAATTCACTTGacgattttttaaagaaactcaagttttaaacctgCGTCGTCGGCAAATTCTTCTTGcaaattactgatttttttttaaatttcaatcgAGTATGGTTGATGAGcccaacttagttttttagaatcaaaatttgaagggaagtatttctgaactgtctccaggcacttcagatgatcaattataactcttaAAATTAAATCTTTAGGAAGGTTATCCTCAATTGTAAAATCATCTGTAGCTGCAAACATTTCTAAGGAACCATTTTCCACCCTATTGTTCCatatattaactttttttaagtaaaactttcaattttaccttttaatatAAATGTTACAATTTTTTCCACAAACTGACAGgtttaaatcattgagttttttttttaaatatccaacAAATAGcacagttttgaaagccataagtcattatgaaaaaaatgaacaaaatcagatttctgctcagtcaaaaatatagcaatttcatttttcaatttcaataatctgtttaaatTTCATCCTCTTCTGCACGTAGTAATAAGCTTTGGTAAcctttccaaaggtttgaaaagaAATGATTGTTAAGGGCATAGCTTTTAGTGAAGTACAACATCTTACTCTGGTGATATTTTTTTTGGCTACAAATGCGATGGACATGCAGTGAGTAAAAATGATATGTTCATTGACTCCAGCTTTTAATTTTTGCTACAAATTCAACATTCTGGCAGTCGTTGCTCCAGCACCGTCTGTACAGACTCCAATGCAATTTTTCCACTGTAtaccttcatttttgaaaaattcatCAACTTTAAGACATATATCTTCCCCTCTTGTGTGTCCTTTCACAGGGCAATAAAACAATAATGCCTCATGTATGCTTAATTCATAAATATATCTTACATTAAGTAACCACTGTAccatgttagaaatatcagttgttcctcctcctcctcttcttcttcctcttcttgtcctccttctcctcctcctcctcttcctcaccgtgaccaccatcatcttcctcctcctcctcctcctgcagctgctgcttctcactcccccccccccgtccctTCCCCCCAGAACGCCCCCCCCCTTCCCTTGGAGCAGACCATACTGGTGCCTCTTTTGTTAAGCGGTGGCTGAGGAGACCCCCGGACTCACCACGATGGATGAAAATCCGAAGGAAGGAGTTAAGACTGAAAACAACCACGTTAATTTGAAGGTGGAAGGACAAGATGGTTCGGTGGTGCACTTTAAGATTAAGAGGCACACACCATTTCATAAATTAATGAAAGCCCATTGTGAAAGACAGGGCTTGTCAATGAGGCAGATCAGATTCCAATTTGATGGGCAACATATCAATGAAACAGATACACCTGCACATCTGGAAATGGAGGATGAAGATACAATTGATGCattccagcagcagacaggaggTGCTTACTAAAAAGAATCTACAACTCCTCTCCAGAACTGTGCTcccaaagaaaacaatacattctCAATTAGAAAACCAAGATTTGGTTCATCCACACCCTGGCTGCTATTgtatacttttctctcttttttgatacccttcccccattcctttaTTGTACATAAAGGAACTGATGTATGTGCACAGGCAtagtgtatattttctttttaactaaaTGGCCCATGGTATGTTTTGATCAGTATcaaatggagatggggaggggaaaaaacaagctggttctgtgaaaatatcccttttctccattagtggcatactcattcaacttttatctttatattccagtAAGTTATTTTGCTGTCACTGTTTAACagcaataacaacagcaacagcaacaacaacaaaatccacaAAAGAATCCTTGCATTCCTTGTTTGATTGGATAATTTCAATGTTTTTTCCTTTATCATTGTAAAACCAAGGacaattttataacttttttgtatGTAGCTGTTACATGTAGGGCAATCTCTGTCTCTTAGTAGGGATAAATTACTATAAAGAAATTGATCCTAGATAGTTTTCCCTTCAAGTTAAACATCTTGTTGTTTAAATAAACTTcttgtttaaaattaaaaaaaaaagaactatcagttgtttcatctaactgaattgcaaactttGGGCTGCCTTCAAGCCTGGTAATAAGCTGCTGGAATTGGTCGTTACTAATTtcaaaaattcttttggaaaaagtatcattcaataaaggaattttatgtatttcatctccatactttttcccatgaacaatttctgacattttaatagcagcaggtaacAGGAGGTCTCCTATCATGTAGGGCTTTTTAGCTTTTTCAATTAAATAAGAAGTTTCATAAGTTGcaagtaaatacttttcatttacaggaacaaatttctcaaaacattttctttatttgaagattttaaaagtctttcaaaATATTCGTTTGGTTTATTGCAGTACGCTGTATGCTTGGTACTAAGATGTTATTAGTTTGTCTGGTTTCATGCTCTCCTcagccaaaacttcattacaaattaagcaaagaggttttTCCACACCATCTtcattattagaagtaaattCACATTGGAAAAATTATtcgacatattttctttttcttgtcaaatTAGGTGTACTACAACCTGGTAGCAAAGACTCTGCcacattgtcatcagtatttttaccaCTTCTGTCTAAGTTTAGCCACTCATccataactgaaaaatatttttgtcctaaaatataaataaatattgctaatcatttctcaaatactagctttagtttatgaaattacatttgggcttaatttaaaaaaattgatgctCAAACTTACACATACAGCCATGgtggtggagaaatattattaaaggtcttttgtctttacttgctgcaattaaacacttatatttctgtaaaagaaggagataacagcaattttaaaaatcaaatattctaACACAATACAATCCAAAGATATACTAATTTGACACTTACATGCTGAGGAATGACAGTAGGGAAAtgttaaaagtctttattttctgtaACTAAAATATTATGTTTCTGTGACAGCAGAAAACTTTGTAcatacagtaaaaacactgcaattcataacatacaattGTCTCAAATCtgagccaaggtgtttctggcaatgTTCGTTAGTGTTGTGGGGAGTgatggcatgtgcagtgcaaagtatGCATGCTGTGTGTTTaaaaccaaggctgcagtgaagttgcacaaTGCAACTCCAGCAAGCGTTTCCAGAAACATCTaagattcattatgtgtttgattttgaattaatttttggtcatcgcatgttcagaaaccttttactgttgccaaattttttgtgcCCCCCATATTCAGTTAcatgactccatatggggtcgcaacccacagtttaaaagCGCTGGCCTAAACGAGACTTAGCTCAGTAGAAGGGAAAATTTGATAGAAGTTAACTGGAGAGGAACATAATGCTACAGAACCAATGGTCACCAAAGTCATGGTCAAGGATGACCAAGGGAGAAGAACTGGTAGTTCACTCCTGAGTATGGCCTGGCCCCGTAAAGTTAAAAGGCAAGCTTCCTTAGAGTCAGGATGTAAATCTTAATCCTACTTGTATCACCATTACAGGAGTCCTGTGACTTGGTatacatgcacgtgtgtgtgtacatatatctatatacatgcacatataactACACACacgtatagatatgtatatatgtatgtatgtagtgtatatattatatacatacatatacaactaTACAGTATCTACCTGTTCTTAAattgtttcagctgtgtccaacgctttatgactccatttggggttttcttggcatttcaTTCTACAGCTCAtttaatggatgaggaaactgcggcaaacagggaaaagtgaattgcccaaggtcatatagctagtgagttgtctgaagccagatttgaactcagttagaagggtcctctgactctaggcccagcattctatccactgtaccacctagctgcccctaagcatctacctacttttttaaaaaaataatttattttatttttagattacaacactcagttccacaagtttttgagttcctaattttttcccctccctctcctaccccctaccccccaagacagaatgtaatctgatataggttctatacaTACCTTCACATCAAGCTTAttcacacaatagtcaagttgtaaagaagaattctaatcaatggaatgaatcatgagaaagaagaaacagactctcttcacttctcctctaagaatttggatgctataccacttggtgcatatatgtttagtaatgatatcatttcactgtctatggtgcctttttgcaggatatagtttccttccctatctcctttgattagatctatctttgctttcgCTTTATCTGAGGTTAGGATTGCTATCCCCTGCTTTTTACTACTTCAACTgaggcataatatattctactccagccttttacctttaccctgtgtatatccccctgtttcaaatgtgtcccGAGCTAAAAGACTACTGAACCCCCACTTTTGGCAACTCcgttccagggtttctcctagagcagtattctctgggttattaaAGGGAGGGATAAGAGCTCTAAGAACTTATTTGGTCATTGTGGCTCCCTGAagctcaagaaggtgagtttcaaacctttatacTATGGGCTGATAGCCTAAGGACTAACAGCTACTGCTGCTACAGGCTCTGTGCGTCTGTCTCGCCcaactctgacagactcctgtcctgtgctgaGAGGCCCGGGGATTGCCAGCATAGCTGGCAGGCTGGGCTTGCTCCATTCCAGCATGGTGCTCTGGTATGGCGGGATGTAGTTCCACACACCCAGTTCTCTCCTAGTCCGGTGAGATAGATTCCTCtctttctggactctcctggcttggaaatatGCCAcactgtctcctagtggattctacctctctcaaatctgttcagattcgtTTCTCAAGAGGTATCTAAAAGAATTTGTGAGAGGGCTtgggcatgtccctgctttcactccaccatcttggctacaTCCCCCATCTACCTACTTTCTACTTTTGAAAAGCTACATTTATTTAAGTAGAAGATcatgggaagggaaaaagagcaaTGGTCATCCATGGCTTCAAGTCCAACCAAGCAAACTTGACATCTATATTCCTTTTCTTATCCTGATAAGAACTTTCAGTGCCCTAGGATTCCCAGCtgcaaaatgagcaaaaaccaaagcagtataaaatagagataaagggCATATAAGAGATCTGAAAATGTAAAAGTTAGTTtacatgtatcatatatatacatatatacatatatgtatatatatatagaaagagagagagagagagagagagagagagagagagagagagagagagagagacagattttcTGGAAAGGAATTTCTTGAACTATCCTAATGGAAAGTGTCTGTTGTGAGGAGGAACTGAGCTACTTATGCAGGGTATATGGAGCCCTCTGAAAGAGCAAGAAACTGGGCCTGAGGAACAGCCAGAAAGGATCAGCCAGAACTATGTCCAAAACCAGTTCATTCTTATCAGATTGGTCTTCCTGGAGACCAGATCCAAGAAACTGGACCAGGGAGCCCTGCTCCTTTCCAAGATAGCATCAATTGTTACAGACACAGCTTCTGGGAGATTGGACACCTGATGTGGGCAGTCAGGTGCATTTTGATGCAACTGTTCATCAGTAGGGGCCACTCTCTCAAACTGAGATGAGAGAGTTCCATTTTGTCTAGTGGGGACAGGTTGAGGGCTATTTGGGTCACGAATAGGTGCCTTGCTTTTAGTGACAGAAAATCATCTGATCCTATGATCAGCACAGCATGGTTGGATCCCTCAAATATCCAAACTGACCTTAGACTTACTCCCTAAACTCTGCTACTTTTGTAGCAAACAGTTccaatctgttttgttttttagcataTATCTCTGATGGGGATTGACATGCCCTGCAAACTATATACCTGGGAGGCATCAGCAAAATTCTTTCATTGATCTTGACTCTCAAGGGCAAAGCCGTTGATTATCCAGTCTTGTGCTCTCCAGGCCCTAGATCATTTGGCCAGGCCCATGGCCACTGCCTAGGAACTTGTATAGATGAAGATTCACTCTACTACATTTTTCAAGCTTCTGTAAGGGATGAtcgaattttgtttccacagaaatcataCAGACATAATTTATAAACCCTAAGGAGTCATACTTATGGCTAATGTATGAGATAAACTAATTGTAGAAGAAAGCAGTGGGAAACGTTGATTGAACATTTCCTTCAGTCAGGATGTGGGCACCTGCTTATCAGCATATCCAAGGGCGAACAACTCCTTTGTTGTTGGTCTGATCATactgatgaggacactgaggcaaacagggttaagtgacttgtccaaggtcacacagctagaaagagtcttagtccagatttgaactcaggaatatgagtcttcctgacttcaggcccagcactgtgtAGTCTAGCTGCCCCATCAGCTCTACTAGCTGCCCCCTTTCATTGCACAGTCCCTGAAAGCTAAGAGCACTGTCTGTAGCTGTTGAAGACAGAGGTCCAGTGTGCTGTCCAGCAGGAACCAAGTCTGAGAGGCTTGGATCTCACATGGCATGAGCTTTTTGTTGGCTCTAAACCATGAAGCTTCAGAGAAGCTAGGGCCAATCAGGTTCATGAGGGAAGAAAGTTTCACCAGGGAAGCAGCTAGGGAAAGTGGTATGGAAGGATGTTGTATAGAGGTTGTGTGTAGTGAGGAAGCTGTACCAGAGTAAAGGAAGCTTTCTTAAGAAACTTAAGAAGGGGTAAGGGGAGGGTAAGGGAAAGAAAGCTGGTGGGAATAGGGTTGCTCAAAGTACATTAAGCTAAAATAACTTAAGAGACATAGTACTGCGTTTACAATGCAAGAAGGAAACAAATCCAAGGAAAATATAATCTTGCTTTTTAATATCATAGAAAGGAAAACCATCAAATGTATTGGTAATtcaggtgagacttttttttttttttactgttttcccttttggagcactgaagtaatcaagtgcctttgatgagtctggcctttgtttctttgattaaatccaggAGTCTTTATGACCTGTTtacatcaagggaaagcctagttcacataggtttgagtcgcatggttgtgatgcctgaagaaacatcacatggttttgagtcgcatggttgtgacaccctttgaccctgaacagggtatataaactcagaggttagtgttttgtttggggctcttatTCAAAATTGCAGTTTACAAAATGTCAAAAATCAGCTACATTTCtgtataaaaataacaaaatccaagaggtaccaaaaggaaagaaaatctaatTCCAAATAACTGTAAAATACATAGAGTATCCAGGAATCAATCTACCCAAAACCAGAAAATACTTggatagattcaattacaaagtactccttaaaaaaaataaagaacaacttaaatagctagAGGAATGATAAAAAATTTTGGCTGGGTCCTACCAACATAATATAAATGACAATATTATGGCAAATGACATGTTAATTCACACGTTTAATGCTATACCAAATgcatactttatagaacttgataaaataatactaaaattaatttgggaattttaagggaaattatgaaaagaggtaAGAATTAAGAGGaaatattaaactat
This region of Trichosurus vulpecula isolate mTriVul1 chromosome 3, mTriVul1.pri, whole genome shotgun sequence genomic DNA includes:
- the LOC118843339 gene encoding serine palmitoyltransferase small subunit A gives rise to the protein MAGITLGRAWQQMSWFYYQYLLVTALYMLEPWERTVFNSMLISIVGMALYTGYIFMPQHILAILHYFEIVQ